The genomic stretch actcacgcattgccgcaaacagcctacaatggcatcattttacttatatacagagctaaaaggcagcatcaagtgagtggagtagatacaagcattcattggggccgtgcttttaattggcaaaagctttatcTCTCCCACAACAACTTTAGAtaatgtgggaagcgacgtagaGAAGaacgacaggagttgatctttatcttaacaccctCAATTGTACCCAACGCAAAGAAGATatatcatttgcagccaccacacacagtcatggttgcaccacttcccatcatgcatttgggtagaacagttaagtcgctacagtatcatttactgaaagctcaacaaatacactgcatggcaatatttagtcacaatatacaaactcacatttatcctttaagaattacaagtctttctatccgtggatccctttcctaGAAAGGATGTTAATactgttaatgctatcttgtggatttattgttataataaacaaatacagtacttatgtacagtatgttgaatgtatatattcgtcttgtcttatctttccattccaacaataatttacagaaaaatatggcatattttagagatggtttgaattgagattaattacgattaattaatttttaagctgtgattaactcgattaaaatttttaaccgtttgacagccctaatctataTGTATAAAATTCACACCAGTTTCCAGGTGTCTTAATGACATTTAAtcaataataaattattattgacCACATGTTCACCCATCATAAATTGATTCAACTGTTGTATTTTTCCTTTcctaaaacataaaaaagcacAATCCAATTTCAATACAACTGCTCAGCAGGTGATGTGATCTGAACAAAGAAAAATCTGCCTTGAAATGTTTTGCTTGAAACACACAAACATCTGAATGCAAACAGTAATCATGCAGCAAAACATGATTCCCCACTCTCAATTTATAGTCTAATTATCAAGAAAACATTTTGACCAGAAAAAAGCTCAAatctaatgtttgttttttggctTGGGCTTACTTAAGTGACCCTCAAACTAAATTGCAAACACCACTTACCAGCCATTTGTAATCAAGCCTTTCATTGCATTTGTTTAGTGCCTGCCTTCTTAGCACGAATGCATCGCTCTACTAAAACGCTGGCTTAGTTTTGAGCCGAAGAGTAACGTATGCATCAAAATGTATTCTAAAATTTAAAACTTTCCCTTTGGGCCCTTGAGGTTGAGAGGTATGAATACAGATGATAAATGAAGCAGTCTATAGAATTATGGTAATATGTGTGATATTGAttgaacatgtactgtataacaTTATTACATAGTGTCCACAATTATTTATCTAAGTTTCTAAGTGACTCTTAACTTAAAAGAAGAAGCATTCTACATTCACCTAGTGGACACGTGGCGCTACTGCTTATTGATAAAAAATTCTGATTGTATACTATTTTTGCATCCTCATCTACCTTATCTCTGATGTCGCTCTCCCTTTTTACCGTTTCTCTTCAGAATATGCCAGGACATAACAATGACCTCCAACAGCACAGACTCTTCTGGTCTCTTCTTAATTTCCAACACCTTGCCAGAAGCAGGAGCAGCAGTAGGATTATCACCCCCATCCAATTCTCTTCATCAAGCGGGAACAGGAGCCTGGTTGGTTTTTCACGTGACAACCCCAGGTGTCAATTCCTCTTCTGTGAATTCCCTTTTAAACTCTACCCAATCACAAGATGGAAATGGGACTTTGGCACCGGATCCCTTGGGCGGGCACACTGTGTGGCAGGTGGTCCTTATTGTCCTGCTGACTGGAACACTCTCGCTGGTCACTATCATCGGCAACATCCTGGTGGTGGTGTCTTTCAAGGTCAATCGTCAGCTAAAGACGGTGAACAACTATTTCCTGCTAAGCTTGGCGGTGGCTGATCTCATCATAGGGGTCATCTCTATGAACCTCTACACAGCCTATCTTGTGATGGATTACTGGGCATTGGGGAACTGGGCCTGCGACCTTTGGCTAGCTATTGACTATGTAGCCAGTAATGCTTCAGTTATGAACCTACTCGTTATCAGCTTTGACCGCTACTTTTCAGTAACAAGGCCTCTGACTTATCGGGCCAAACGGACAACAAAGCGAGCAGGGATCATGATTGGCCTGGCTTGGTTTGTCTCTCTGGTACTTTGGGCCCCAGCAATCCTTCTGTGGCAGTACTTTGAGGGTCAAAGGACAGTACCCCCGGATAAGTGCTATATTCAGTTCCTCCAACAGCCCATCATAACCTTTTGCACAGCCATGGCAGCTTTCTACCTGCCTGTAACCATCATGAGTGTGCTCTATTGGCGGATTTACAAGGAGACTGAGAACCGTTCCAAAGAGTTGGCTGGACTGCAGGGTTCAGGGGCTCGTACTGGTGGTGCGATGGCCGCAAGAAACAGCAACGGCGGTGGTGATAGAGCACGTTTTATGCGTCAAACAGGGAGTTCAAGGAGTTGCAACAGCTACGAGCTGACTAGATTGTCCCAAAGAAAGAGCACTTGTCGGGGGCTGGTCAGCCGCCTTCATTGCTGGCCGGGGGTTCGATCCTGGAGGCCTGGCAGTATCCGACAAGGAGAAAGGGATCCAGACCAAAGTAGTAGTGACAGCTGGAACAACAACGATAACACAGTATCACTTGACCAGTCGGGCTCATCAGATGACGAAGAGTGCGGGGTAAGAGACAGACACACTATTTTCTCTATTGTTCTCAGCCTACCTGGTATAAAGGCGGCTGTCAACTCCCAGCTCACTTCCTGTGAGGACTTAGATGAAGCCTCAGAACACGACCCACTGAGGGCATCTGAATATAACAGAGACAGCCTTACAACAGTAGCTACTGACACCAGTGCGGCCGCCAGTCCCGATGGCACAAATAACACGGAAAACAGCTATCACCAGCGCTTCTGTTCACGCAAGATACAGTCAATGCCGACTATCAAGGATACCTTGAACTCTGGATCCACTGGTCCTCTGGATGATACGACTGCTGCAATACCTGACTCTACCACCACTAGCGCAGCTACCAAATTCCCTTCCGTCCCAATGTCCTTCAAAGAAGCAGCTCTCGCCAAGCGTTTTGCAACCCGAGCCCGGACTCAGATCTCCAAGAGAAAACGCATGTCCTTAGTGAAAGAAAAGAAGGCCGCTCAAACTCTCAGCGCAATTCTCTTTGCTTTCATTATCACGTGGACGCCGTATAACATTATGGTCCTGATCAATGCCTTCTCCAAAGCCTCCATACCAGACACCCTGTGGGCCGTGGGCTACTGGCTCTGTTACGTCAACAGCACCGTCAACCCGATGTGCTACGCCCTGTGCAACAAGACTTTCCGTACAACATTTAAGATGATACTGCTGTGCCGCTGGGACCAGAAAAAGCGGAGGAAGCTACAATTCCAGCAAAGACAGTCAGTGGTCTTCCACAGGAGGATTCCCAGAGAGTCAACGTAAAGGACCGAATAGCGGTTTGAGGATGACATGAAAAATAAGAAGCATCCATGTGCATCTCAAGGGAGTTTGTCCTAGGCACTTCCACCATAGCAAACGTTTGCAGTGGTTtcgatgtactgtatgtaccgtGTCTATGTGCATGCAAGAAGGGCTGTGCAAGGTGGCATCCGGAGACACAAGATGTTGATCTAATCTTAATGAACTCTACCATTTCATGCAGGTTATACTTAAAGGACACCGAGCAGGATGTGCTTAAAAGGGCTTTAAACTgaacaggatgtgtgtattgttTTCAAAACAATACACACATCCAAACCACATACCCCATCCAAAACTTTTGGATGGGGTATTTAAGTGCAATTGACTTAAAGGTAAAAAAAGGAAAGCTTTGTCACATGGTTAGGGCTTAACGGTTCTTATCGTTTTCTCTTTGTCGTTAGCTAGATTTGTAATGTGCAGACTTGAGAGCTTTTGCCTTTGTAAACAAACAGAACTTTGCATCTGTAATTTGTCACCAAAAGCCAGGACATACTCTGTGTTGTTTTCACTAGGCCTCAACTTGTTGACTGGCATGTattctttttgttgattttttggtaTCATATTTTATGTGCATTTCCTTCCTACAAAGACAACTTGTGTTAGATGGGCTAAAATGTATTCTTCAGTAGTGTTTATCAGAGAGCTCTTATATTTGTGACTCTTCCCTGAATATTCACCACAGTCAGTGAACCGCTGTTGTGTTCAATGTAATTGTTGTGTTTTTAAAACAATGGCAACGATGAGTACAACCTGTTGTGTTCATGTACTTGACGTCATTGTAAAGATGATTATGATGGTATTCTGTTTGTGAACCCTTGCAGCTTTCATACactgaaaaactttttttccccccttggcACGACCTTCTTTGAACTTTCTACTGTTATGCTTTTGTGAGAATGCAGTGCAGTCGTTTTGGTTTAGCTATGGAGCAATGGCGGCCTCTAGTGGTTTTGAGAGGACCTACAATGCTCACCGTCACTTTAGCTTTTCTGTAGTCACAAACCCAGATTTTAAAAGAGGTATGTAATTTagttgaaggaaaaaaagtaaaggGAAATTTATATTCAGATTAGTTGTATTCATGTTACTGATTTTAATTCACCAGGCCCACTTCATGGTACAATGTATACTGTTTTTGTAACATTGTATTTGTAGGTTATTGGTTCAAGTCTACATCAGAAAGTCTTGAAATCTGTtggtttggacaacatgatgatTTTAACCTCCTCTCTTGGTGACCACTTGTGCAGTAGGCCATGAATAGCAGCTATATATGTAAGAAATGAACGAAATGAATTGTCAAAGACAATTAAACACAATTCCCCAAACCTACGTAGAACCATCCTACCCTTATCTGTAGCACATACTTATTGGTGTCCAAGGTGGGCTGGGCCCATGCAACTGGCTTTGGGCATGAACATGGGTAAAACCTGGGTTGGTTTTAGTCAATCTCAGGACACATAAcatcaaacaaccattcacagtCTTCAATGAACCAAACAAAAAGTCTTAATTCTCTATAGGTGTGACTGCATGTGCCAATGCTTGTTTGTCATGAGAATGATCGGCAACCAGTCCAGCATTTATCCTAGCTGTTGCCCAAACTCAGCTGAGAGAATAGAAATTGGATGGGGGGGATTTGTTACTATAAAATGAAACGTGAAACCATGAGTGACAGCTGTTGTATACATCTTTATGTATGGTGTACTGTTTGCTTGCAGCAATCTGATGTGTCCTGATGAATATTGTGCAAAGACAGACAGCTGCCATTCTAGTTTTATGTGCtgtatccaaaaaaaaaaaaaaaaaaaaaaaaaaaaaggagcaagTTGTTCTTTCAACATTCGGTATTTGATATGCATTCAACACAAAGACTTTCCACATCAGTGAGGAAGCCTGTTTCAAGAATGTAAACTTGGTGATTGCAAATGTATTTTATTACGTTTTAAGTATGCCAATCAAAGTCATCTTTTAAGTCAATAAACAGTCCAAATCAATTGTGTCACACAagactgactttttttccctcaggcTGGAGTCACCAGAAATTGGTTGGAATAGGCTGCAGCTCACCCTTGACCGTGATGAGGCTAAGCACTGTAATGACAAAAATAGACCAAAAGTAGCGTcgtcactcattggctgccattgacaaagtGATAGATGGAAATACTGTTCATTTGAATGGAGAGGGTTGACAATGACCACTACTatgcagttcaaatgaattgaacgTTTATTGCCATCAAAGGCAGCCATTGAATTAATGCACATTTGAGAGAGAAAATAAGCAAAGGTACCAAaatgttttgctttctttttgccTAGTTATTGTTCATTCATTTCTTTCATAGAACACTATTTGTTCACAAAGTTCATGGTTACGTGGAGGCCAGACAGTGTTTCCCAGCCCTAAGATAATCATGTGCCTTGTGAAGAATCATTAAATTAAATGCAGTTTTAAACTGTATAATATCAAAGACGTTTGGACTTCaaatgaatatttttaaaattgtatttattaaattgatttaaaaaaaaaaaaaaaacattgaaattagTGCTGAGTAAATGAAAGCTGCATGCTTGAACATTAGATTTTTTCCTTAATATTGTTTATACATAGTAAGAAACTATCATAGCGAATCATAATCTTCTAAATTATGTAGTTTtaagcaaatatatatatataaacatatatatatttttaaatcgaTTTGATATTCATGATACTGTGTtgcggtgaaaacatcaaagatTTTCATGGATGTGTTACAGTAAAGAATTTATGACTCAAATataagttaaaaaatatatacaaaataatattttgtatgtAAATTTCCATTTTTCAACttataaatgaaatgaactctttcaagttgtgcataatgttacAGTGACTTAGAATCATACTGACATcattaactgcccattttttagtGAGCACCTTTGCCTATTACACTACTGTAGACTGTAGTGGTTCTCAAACTTTACACCAAGTACTACCtggagaaatacagtacttacaaatGTTGGTAATTACTGTAGTACTTGGGGGAGGAGGGGCTTTTTATGgttcatttaaaaaactaaattttaaaaagcATTGCTCTTTGAAATTCCCAGTGATTGCTGTgagatttttctaatagaaaaatGTGCTTTGACTCAAAAGGCATTGGAAATCTGATGTAAGACACTCGCAGCTCATTGGACAATACATTGGGCAGGCTCACCTGTGTCTTGATTAATGGGGCGGCCCTAAAACAGCCACCTGGATGTAGTAAGCGCACCAAGTGAAAGTGTTgagttgtattgtttttttttttttttttttttttcaagtatcACTTAAACAAACATGAGcccataatatattttttagcaTTCCATAGCCAAGGCTGATAAAGATTgtgatgggggtggggggttctGATGGGAGATGGCTGAAGAGAGCAGACATGTGATGAGGCAAACTTCATGTGACCCATGGCTGAGAAGCGACTATTAGAAGGGGACAAACAGCTGCTTGTGTTGTTTTCTTCCTCCAGTCTGCGAGCACTCAGGCAAGTTCTCTCTGCtttctatttcatcatttatttaatgttttttttttttttttaatgtcatgatgttttaaaataataataataataattgcgtCTGATAGAAGCCCACCGCTTGGAGGATATGTGTTGAGTGGAAAGCTTTACTGCATAGGTTTAGAGTACTTAGACCTTAACATGCTTGTCCTCAGGGGTCGAATATGGTATTATAGCTGTGagattgtttgttttgtttgcgctCTTTAGttcaatttgaataaaaaaaaaaatctgaaagggaagaaaattttaatcattaaaaTAGTCTGTCACTTTTTGTGTGCCCCACCCAAAGGCGTGTTTACTCTGGCAAATCATTATCTtttaccaaaagtatttttgaataattAGGGTGTGTAAATTAAGGTTGGTTTTTTACCATTTGGCTTTGTCTAAATcaagttttgttaaaaaaacgtCAAGTGTAATCTTTGAAAACGAGTTTGGAAAATAAAAAGTCGCATGTACCAATTAGCTTCTATATGTACAAGTCTGCTGACAGCTGAATTAATTATTTGGCATTGGCTTCCCTTGGACAACCATGAGCCTTCtagaagcaacatttttttttaggggcactgaaaaaaatcaagttaTTCATCATTAGTTTCTTAAATGTATGATTATTCCGTTGCTTCAACAAGTTTGAGACTTTGTGAAtaattattcacaaaaaaattcaactttgtttCAAAATCTATGATAATGGTGTTGAACCACAATTTTATTCAATTAGACAAcataactgcattttttttaatgtagtcaTATAGTCATAGTCATATTTGCAGTgtttgtatttttgcctttcacaGGAATTTAATCATTATCTGATTTCATAAAATCATCTACTTTGGTCAAATTCTACACCATATACAGTAGTCCTGTCATGTCCTTCCTACTTGTTGAATCACTTCCTAACACTTTGTAGCATGGCCTTCTAAGTGCAAATTTAATACCTTCTCTCAAAatgatttatattgctatttttcacatattttgtatttgtttatatttcTGTGTTAACTGTCCCTTCTCAAAGCCACAATCCAACAAGAAacccttaaagggatccacggatagaaagacttgtagttcttaaaatataaatgtttttaTGAGTGGAAAAAAATGATCTTGAAAccactcttgaagtttttctttttatacaatttgtaaaattagtttaaataggttgccattgttttttatgccccatggttacgctgctgtgcttccagagtatgactagcgacataaacatgtcatctgttgaaccctttcaatttgaacccgagaggaacattaatgagcatgacagcactgtcgatatttcacaaaatgagcagcaaaagcaaaaggaACAGGACagatgggatgagacgagaccagAGTAGGTAAAAACAACTGTGTTCTGCCAT from Corythoichthys intestinalis isolate RoL2023-P3 chromosome 10, ASM3026506v1, whole genome shotgun sequence encodes the following:
- the chrm3a gene encoding muscarinic acetylcholine receptor M3, whose amino-acid sequence is MTSNSTDSSGLFLISNTLPEAGAAVGLSPPSNSLHQAGTGAWLVFHVTTPGVNSSSVNSLLNSTQSQDGNGTLAPDPLGGHTVWQVVLIVLLTGTLSLVTIIGNILVVVSFKVNRQLKTVNNYFLLSLAVADLIIGVISMNLYTAYLVMDYWALGNWACDLWLAIDYVASNASVMNLLVISFDRYFSVTRPLTYRAKRTTKRAGIMIGLAWFVSLVLWAPAILLWQYFEGQRTVPPDKCYIQFLQQPIITFCTAMAAFYLPVTIMSVLYWRIYKETENRSKELAGLQGSGARTGGAMAARNSNGGGDRARFMRQTGSSRSCNSYELTRLSQRKSTCRGLVSRLHCWPGVRSWRPGSIRQGERDPDQSSSDSWNNNDNTVSLDQSGSSDDEECGVRDRHTIFSIVLSLPGIKAAVNSQLTSCEDLDEASEHDPLRASEYNRDSLTTVATDTSAAASPDGTNNTENSYHQRFCSRKIQSMPTIKDTLNSGSTGPLDDTTAAIPDSTTTSAATKFPSVPMSFKEAALAKRFATRARTQISKRKRMSLVKEKKAAQTLSAILFAFIITWTPYNIMVLINAFSKASIPDTLWAVGYWLCYVNSTVNPMCYALCNKTFRTTFKMILLCRWDQKKRRKLQFQQRQSVVFHRRIPREST